TCTAATGCTGTGCATGAAATTATTGATTActaataaataacacattcgtGTATAATTATACATAACATAAAGACATACGTCATTGCGTACTTTTTACTGGTTTGTTAAGTTGGTCGAACAAAGAACATACCCTGTCTGCTTCAAGATGTAACTTTGTCATAGAAAGAAGTGatcagttcttattattatataagtatatagTCATAACTTTTGTTTCGTAGTAATCAATGACAGCTATTTGCTTAGTTTAGATCAAGTATATAGCGTATGTATTTGCTTATTAGGTGCATTGGAACATAGGTAGTGCTGCTGTTCGTCTGTCCGAGTACAAGTATCTATGATGTTTTCGTCAGGTCTTAGCTGTAATCTCTCCTTCCCCAGCTGTCTGGGTTACCCACAGGACAGCGAAGAGTTAATACCGAGAATGGCTCGCGAGCCAATTATTCTCAATGTGTACGATATGGTAAGGGAACTAATCCTTTTAATCCCAGTCAACGTGACACCGAATAACATTATTCTATATTTCAGTATTGGATAAACGAATATACCACGCACATGGGATTAGGTGTATTTCATTCTGGGGTTGAGATTTACGGAACAGGTATGCATAGACCATGTTGTATCGCGAAGAAGTACGACGttactttattaaaaacattaatcCCTTAACAGAGTATGCGTACGGGGGTCATTCTAAACCAATTTCTGGAATTTTTGAAATCACCCCACGAGTTGCTGACGAGTTAGGAGAGCAATTTAGATATAGGTGAGTTGGCTCTTTTAAACTCACGTTTATCGCGTGATAATAATCAGAATGGTCAAAGATCTATAGAAATTCTGTATTCTACATTGCATTATGCTTTTTTCGTTGTAGGCAATCGGTACACATTGGATACACAGACTTTACGGAGGACGATGTGAGCAGAATTGTTGCCGAATTAGGGAAAGATTTTAGGGGCGATCGTTACCATTTAATGAATAAGAATTGTAACCACTTTAGTAGCCAACTAACGCTCGTACGTATAGAAAATCGTGATCGGATAATTCTTTATTCGAATGACGCTAATATATTTCTGTTTGATATTCTAGATTTTGTGTGGTCAAGAGATACCCGGTTGGGTAAATCGTCTCGCGTATTTTAGTTCTTGTGTACCATTCCTCCAACGTTGTTTACCAAAAGAATGGTTAACGCCCGACGCGCTTCAGCATTCTTTGAGCCAAGTCAGCCATCACGAAAGCACACCACCTTCCGATACCTCCTTGTAACATTTGGCCGAACCTGCAGAAAGGGGAGGTTCAAAGTACCGTAGGAGTTACACCTTTTAGAGAATT
This portion of the Andrena cerasifolii isolate SP2316 chromosome 9, iyAndCera1_principal, whole genome shotgun sequence genome encodes:
- the LOC143373141 gene encoding deubiquitinase DESI2, with the protein product MMFSSGLSCNLSFPSCLGYPQDSEELIPRMAREPIILNVYDMYWINEYTTHMGLGVFHSGVEIYGTEYAYGGHSKPISGIFEITPRVADELGEQFRYRQSVHIGYTDFTEDDVSRIVAELGKDFRGDRYHLMNKNCNHFSSQLTLILCGQEIPGWVNRLAYFSSCVPFLQRCLPKEWLTPDALQHSLSQVSHHESTPPSDTSL